From a region of the Gossypium raimondii isolate GPD5lz chromosome 10, ASM2569854v1, whole genome shotgun sequence genome:
- the LOC105776163 gene encoding tetrapyrrole-binding protein, chloroplastic, translating into MAATHSLRTLPHHHHSSSFKRLSTPPPPPPPPSSFFLKPPSSSTSTSTTNTLSSLSSTTTFSLPSSTTSTTTSQAISFDTLQHHLSNQNFRQADEETRRLLILLAGEAAQKRGYVFFSEVQFISQNDLKAIDELWKKHSDNKFGYSVQKRQWQKVKKDFTKLFLKLGWMKKLDTEIEQYNYRAFPDEFIWELNDETPEGHLPLTNALRGTQLFNSILSHPAFEGQEEEAETGENGGVTVRDGTTKPLSNKFFKPNYSF; encoded by the coding sequence ATGGCTGCCACTCACTCTCTTAGAACCCTTCCCCACCACCATCATTCCTCTTCCTTCAAACGCCTCTCCAcccctcctcctcctcctcctccaccctCCTCCTTCTTCCTCAAACCCCCCTCCtcctccacctccacctccaccaCAAACACTCTTTCCTCTCTCTCCTCTACCACCACCTTCTCTCTTCCTTCTTCCACCACATCCACCACTACTTCCCAAGCTATCTCCTTTGACACCCTCCAACACCACCTTTCCAATCAAAACTTCCGCCAGGCCGACGAAGAAACCCGCCGTCTGCTCATCCTTCTAGCCGGCGAAGCAGCTCAGAAGCGCGGCTACGTCTTCTTCTCCGAAGTCCAATTTATCTCCCAAAATGACCTCAAAGCCATTGACGAACTTTGGAAAAAACACAGCGACAACAAATTCGGGTACAGCGTCCAAAAAAGACAGTGgcaaaaagtaaaaaaggacTTCACCAAGTTGTTCCTCAAACTGGGGTGGATGAAAAAGCTCGACACGGAAATCGAACAATACAATTACAGGGCATTTCCCGATGAGTTCATTTGGGAACTCAATGATGAAACACCGGAAGGGCATCTGCCATTGACGAATGCGTTGAGAGGAACGCAGTTGTTTAACAGTATTCTTAGTCATCCAGCTTTTGAGGGTCAAGAAGAAGAGGCTGAAACAGGTGAAAATGGAGGTGTTACTGTTAGAGATGGAACCACAAAGCCACTCAGCAACAAGTTTTTCAAACCAAATTACAGTTTTTAA